One genomic segment of Pseudomonas sp. p1(2021b) includes these proteins:
- a CDS encoding helix-turn-helix domain-containing protein: MGDHFSINLKLACSHYRSISEVCRQLSINRAQFNKYLSGQSRPTAYNLKRIGDFFGVEDYELGLPPEQFARLIGARTLSAQAEPQNDPISELFKPLHAQAGNLSRYCGYYFEYSNCMSVPGSILVSLVHLWEERGSFLFERLERQERSTATDPHAEVRCRYLGAAFQLQDRMFLIDYESLTFNEMSQTILIPSFKSRITRLNGLKNGVSSGDRRNPACTRVVWEYLGEEVNRINAYRQVKLYRPDDPRIDDDVRERLSVGPLKNGLFEIE, translated from the coding sequence ATGGGCGATCATTTCTCTATCAACCTGAAATTGGCCTGCAGCCATTACCGCTCTATTTCCGAGGTTTGCCGGCAGCTGTCGATCAACCGCGCGCAGTTCAACAAGTACCTGAGCGGCCAGAGCCGTCCGACGGCTTACAACCTCAAGCGCATCGGCGACTTCTTTGGCGTGGAGGACTACGAACTGGGCCTGCCGCCGGAACAGTTCGCCCGCCTGATCGGTGCACGCACGCTGTCGGCCCAGGCCGAGCCGCAGAACGACCCGATCAGCGAGCTGTTCAAGCCGTTGCATGCCCAGGCGGGCAACCTGTCGCGTTATTGCGGCTACTACTTCGAATACTCCAACTGCATGTCGGTGCCAGGTTCGATCCTCGTGTCGCTGGTGCACCTGTGGGAGGAGCGTGGCAGTTTCCTGTTCGAGCGCCTGGAGCGCCAGGAGCGCTCCACGGCCACCGACCCGCATGCCGAAGTCCGGTGTCGCTACCTCGGTGCAGCCTTCCAGCTACAGGACCGCATGTTCCTCATCGACTACGAGTCGCTGACCTTCAACGAAATGAGCCAGACCATCCTCATCCCGAGCTTCAAGAGCCGCATTACCCGCCTCAACGGCCTGAAGAACGGCGTCTCCAGCGGCGACCGGCGCAACCCGGCCTGTACCCGCGTGGTCTGGGAGTACCTGGGGGAAGAGGTCAACCGCATCAATGCCTATCGCCAGGTCAAGCTGTATCGCCCGGACGACCCGCGTATCGATGACGACGTACGAGAGCGACTGAGTGTCGGGCCGCTCAAGAACGGACTGTTCGAAATCGAGTGA
- a CDS encoding sugar nucleotide-binding protein — MRMRLMLLGGGNALGQALIRLGAEEDIGFLAPRPPENGWTPASLTQLLDDHRPDVVVNLAYYFDWFQAESVSEQRLALQERAVERLAELCQHHQIILVQPSSYRVFDGSRATAYSEKDEPVPLGLRGQALWRIEQSVRAACPQHVLLRFGWVLDESIDGALGRFLTRAEQPQELLLADDRRGNPTPVDDAARVILSVLKQLDCDAPLWGTYHYAGNEATTPLALGQAILTEAAQWQKLAVQAPTPQAHAARPDAAEEPQNAVLACKKILHTFGIKPRAWRAGLPPLLDRFYRNG, encoded by the coding sequence ATGCGTATGCGCCTGATGCTGTTGGGTGGTGGCAATGCCCTCGGGCAAGCGCTGATTCGTCTCGGAGCCGAAGAGGACATCGGGTTCCTGGCGCCACGCCCGCCGGAGAATGGCTGGACGCCGGCCAGCCTCACGCAGTTGCTCGATGACCATCGCCCCGACGTGGTGGTCAACCTGGCTTATTACTTCGACTGGTTCCAGGCCGAGTCGGTCAGCGAGCAGCGCCTGGCGTTGCAAGAGCGGGCCGTGGAGCGCTTGGCCGAGTTGTGCCAGCACCACCAGATCATCCTCGTGCAGCCTTCCAGCTATCGCGTGTTCGACGGTTCGCGGGCCACGGCCTACAGCGAGAAGGACGAGCCGGTACCGCTGGGGCTGCGTGGCCAGGCTCTGTGGCGTATCGAGCAAAGTGTGCGGGCAGCATGCCCACAGCACGTGCTGTTGCGCTTCGGCTGGGTGCTGGACGAAAGCATCGACGGTGCGCTCGGGCGCTTCCTCACCCGCGCCGAACAACCCCAGGAGCTGCTGCTGGCGGACGATCGGCGTGGCAACCCCACGCCAGTGGACGACGCCGCCCGGGTGATCCTCTCGGTGCTCAAGCAGCTCGATTGCGACGCGCCGCTGTGGGGCACCTACCACTACGCCGGCAACGAAGCGACCACGCCGCTGGCCTTGGGCCAGGCAATCCTCACCGAGGCGGCGCAATGGCAGAAGCTGGCCGTGCAGGCGCCCACGCCCCAGGCCCATGCTGCGCGTCCGGATGCCGCCGAGGAGCCGCAGAACGCCGTGTTGGCCTGCAAGAAGATCCTTCATACCTTCGGTATCAAGCCCCGTGCCTGGCGCGCCGGCTTGCCGCCTCTACTGGACCGATTCTACCGAAATGGCTGA
- a CDS encoding ABC transporter permease, whose product MYLLRLALASLANRRFTAFLTAFAIALSVCLLLAVERVRTEARASFASTISGTDLIVGARSGSVNLLLYSVFRIGNATNNIRWDSFEHYAKDPRVKWAIPISLGDSHRGYRVMGTTGEYFSHYQFGRRQHLTLNQGRAFADDPFEVVLGAEVADALHYKLGDRLVLAHGVAAISLVKHDDKPFTVVGILARTGTPVDRTLHISLAGMEAIHVDWHNGVPARGAGRISAEQARAMDLQPAAITAFMLGLNSKIATFSLQREINEFRSEPLLAILPGVALQELWSLMGTAEQALFVVSLFVVLTGLIGMLTAILTSLNERRREMAILRSVGARPWHIAGLLVLEALALAVAGIAAGLGLLYGGIALAQGYVQANYGLYLPLAWPSAHEWTLLAIILGAALLMGSVPAWRAYRQSLADGLSIHL is encoded by the coding sequence ATGTACCTGCTCCGACTTGCCTTGGCCAGCCTGGCCAACCGTCGCTTCACTGCGTTCCTGACCGCCTTCGCCATCGCCCTGTCCGTGTGCCTGTTGCTGGCCGTGGAACGCGTGCGCACCGAGGCCCGTGCCAGCTTCGCCAGCACCATCAGCGGCACCGACCTGATCGTCGGCGCCCGCTCGGGCTCGGTGAACCTGCTGTTGTATTCGGTGTTCCGTATCGGCAATGCCACCAACAACATCCGCTGGGACAGCTTCGAGCACTACGCCAAGGACCCGCGGGTGAAATGGGCCATCCCGATTTCGCTGGGCGACTCCCATCGTGGCTACCGGGTGATGGGCACCACCGGCGAATATTTCAGCCATTACCAGTTCGGCCGCCGGCAACACCTGACCCTCAACCAGGGCCGTGCATTCGCCGACGACCCGTTCGAGGTGGTGCTCGGCGCCGAGGTGGCCGACGCGCTGCACTACAAGCTGGGCGACCGGCTGGTGCTGGCCCATGGCGTGGCGGCCATCAGCCTGGTCAAGCACGATGACAAGCCGTTCACCGTGGTCGGGATCCTCGCGCGCACCGGCACGCCGGTGGACCGCACCCTGCACATCAGCCTAGCGGGCATGGAGGCGATCCATGTCGACTGGCACAACGGCGTGCCAGCCCGTGGCGCCGGGCGTATCAGTGCTGAACAGGCGCGGGCGATGGACCTGCAGCCGGCCGCCATCACCGCCTTCATGCTCGGGCTGAACAGCAAGATCGCCACCTTCAGCCTGCAACGGGAAATCAACGAGTTCCGCAGCGAACCGTTGCTGGCGATCCTCCCCGGCGTCGCCCTGCAGGAGCTCTGGAGCCTGATGGGGACCGCCGAACAGGCGTTGTTCGTGGTGTCGCTGTTCGTGGTCCTGACCGGGCTGATCGGCATGCTCACGGCGATCCTCACCAGCCTCAACGAGCGTCGCCGGGAGATGGCCATCCTGCGCTCGGTGGGCGCACGGCCTTGGCATATCGCCGGGCTCCTGGTGCTGGAGGCGTTGGCCTTGGCCGTGGCCGGCATCGCAGCCGGGCTCGGCTTGCTGTACGGCGGCATCGCCCTAGCCCAAGGTTACGTCCAGGCCAACTATGGCCTCTACCTGCCACTGGCCTGGCCCAGCGCCCATGAGTGGACGCTGCTGGCCATCATTCTCGGCGCCGCGCTGCTCATGGGCAGCGTGCCGGCCTGGCGTGCCTATCGGCAGTCGCTGGCCGATGGTTTGTCCATTCACCTTTGA
- a CDS encoding YbaY family lipoprotein, with translation MHYRALVVLCLASLLAACGSDRPKPEQTSAVPPAKAVKKPKELGPLPAYQREVSGTLLEVPAGAEVELALLVIDERGRPQRLLASDNLTGTGQALPYRLRFNPEAFPAGARVELRGRASRSGQLILHLPPLRIAQAINQATGPLRFEKAP, from the coding sequence ATGCACTACCGAGCGCTCGTCGTGCTGTGCCTCGCCAGCCTGCTCGCCGCCTGCGGCAGCGACCGACCGAAGCCCGAGCAAACTTCTGCAGTACCGCCTGCCAAGGCCGTCAAGAAGCCAAAGGAGCTTGGCCCACTACCTGCCTACCAGCGCGAAGTGAGCGGCACCTTGCTGGAAGTACCGGCCGGCGCCGAAGTGGAGCTGGCCCTGCTGGTCATCGATGAGCGCGGCCGCCCGCAACGTCTGCTGGCCAGCGACAATCTCACCGGTACCGGCCAGGCCCTGCCCTATCGCCTACGCTTCAACCCCGAGGCCTTCCCGGCCGGTGCCCGCGTCGAGCTGCGCGGCCGCGCCAGCCGTTCCGGCCAGCTGATCCTGCACCTGCCGCCGCTGCGTATCGCCCAGGCCATCAACCAGGCCACCGGCCCGCTGCGCTTCGAGAAGGCGCCATAG
- the trxA gene encoding thioredoxin: MSQAPSKDLPYIFDATDANFQQLVIENSFHKPVLVDFWAEWCAPCKALMPLLAKIAEGYQGELLLAKINCDVEQQIVAQFGIRSLPTVVLFKDGQPVDGFAGAQPESAIRAMLEPHVQMPAPPAAAPLEQAKALFAESRFAEAEAMLQALLGEDNSNAEALIYYARCLAERGELGEAEVVLDAVKTDEHKAALAGAKAQLTFLRQAASLPEAAELKSRLAQNPQDDEATYQLCIQQLARQQYEAALDGLLKLFQRNRGYENGLPQKALLQVFELLGNEHPLVSVYRRKLSAAMF, from the coding sequence ATGAGCCAAGCTCCTAGTAAAGATCTGCCGTACATCTTCGATGCCACCGATGCCAACTTCCAGCAACTGGTCATCGAAAATTCCTTCCACAAGCCGGTGCTGGTCGACTTCTGGGCCGAATGGTGCGCGCCGTGCAAGGCGCTGATGCCGCTGCTGGCCAAGATCGCCGAGGGCTACCAGGGCGAATTGCTGCTGGCCAAGATCAACTGCGACGTTGAACAACAGATCGTCGCCCAGTTCGGCATCCGCAGCCTGCCGACGGTGGTGCTGTTCAAGGACGGCCAACCGGTCGACGGTTTCGCCGGTGCCCAGCCCGAGTCGGCTATCCGCGCCATGCTCGAGCCCCATGTGCAAATGCCCGCGCCACCTGCAGCCGCACCGCTGGAGCAGGCCAAGGCACTGTTCGCCGAGAGCCGCTTCGCAGAAGCCGAGGCCATGCTCCAGGCGCTGCTCGGCGAAGACAACAGCAACGCCGAGGCGCTGATCTACTACGCACGCTGCCTGGCAGAACGGGGTGAGCTGGGTGAAGCCGAAGTGGTGCTCGACGCAGTCAAGACCGACGAACACAAGGCTGCCCTGGCAGGCGCCAAGGCCCAGCTGACCTTCCTGCGCCAGGCCGCCAGCCTGCCGGAGGCCGCCGAGCTCAAGAGCCGCCTGGCGCAGAACCCGCAGGACGACGAAGCCACCTACCAGTTGTGCATCCAGCAACTGGCGCGCCAACAGTACGAGGCAGCGCTGGACGGGTTGCTCAAGCTGTTCCAGCGTAACCGTGGCTACGAGAACGGCTTGCCGCAGAAGGCCTTGCTGCAGGTGTTCGAATTGCTGGGCAACGAGCATCCGCTAGTGAGCGTGTATCGGCGCAAGTTGTCGGCGGCGATGTTCTGA
- a CDS encoding OmpW/AlkL family protein codes for MNKSLLGASLIALALAAPVAHAHQAGDIIMRAGAITVAPNEDSSDLKFDGTKVSGTKATLDSDTQLGLTFAYMLTDHIGVELLAATPFNHTVAVKGLGGGLDGKLADIKQLPPTLSLQYYPMAPSSKFQPYAGVGINYTTFFDEDLSGARKQQGFSNLKLQDSVGLAAQLGMDYMLTDNLLVNASVWYIDIDTKATVDGPTALGYSKTKVDVDVDPWVYMVGLGYKF; via the coding sequence ATGAACAAGTCCTTGCTCGGCGCCTCGCTTATTGCCTTGGCGCTCGCAGCCCCTGTTGCCCACGCCCACCAGGCCGGTGACATCATCATGCGCGCCGGCGCCATCACCGTTGCGCCGAACGAAGACAGCAGCGACCTGAAGTTCGACGGCACCAAGGTGTCGGGCACCAAGGCGACCCTGGACAGCGACACCCAGCTGGGCCTGACCTTCGCCTACATGCTCACCGACCACATCGGCGTCGAACTGCTGGCCGCCACGCCGTTCAACCATACCGTGGCCGTCAAGGGCCTGGGCGGCGGCCTGGACGGCAAGCTGGCCGACATCAAGCAACTGCCGCCGACCCTGTCGCTGCAGTACTACCCGATGGCACCCTCGTCGAAGTTCCAGCCCTACGCGGGTGTCGGCATCAACTACACCACCTTCTTCGACGAAGACCTCAGCGGCGCACGCAAGCAGCAGGGCTTCAGCAACCTGAAGCTGCAAGACTCGGTCGGCCTGGCCGCGCAACTGGGCATGGACTACATGCTGACCGACAACCTGCTGGTCAACGCCTCGGTCTGGTACATCGACATCGACACCAAGGCTACCGTCGATGGCCCGACCGCACTGGGCTACAGCAAGACCAAGGTCGATGTGGACGTGGACCCGTGGGTCTACATGGTGGGCCTGGGCTACAAGTTCTGA
- a CDS encoding alanine/glycine:cation symporter family protein, with product MLEALNDFLSGKLLIVLIVGLGGYFTIRSRFVQFRHFGHMFGVFKESLRGQAGQLSSFQALMLSLAGRVGAGNIAGVGIAVTLGGPGAVFWMWVTALVGMASSFFECTLAQVYKRADGDGLYRGGPAYYILHGLKLKSMAIVFSILLLVTYGFAFIGVQSYTMTHSLQNAFGFDPGTTGIVLAVLLAITFIGGIKRIAAVSDLLVPVKTLAYIGVTLYVIGTQIEHVPAMLETIFKSAFGLDPAFGGLLGSAIVMGVKRGVFANEAGLGSAPNVAAVAAVKHPGAQGVVQAFSVFLDTFVICTCTALLILLSGFYTPGFEGDGIVLTQNSLAAVVGDWGRLFVSVALSLFVFTCILYNYYLGENSLQFLSRNRVVLMVFRGLVLALVIWGSVQNLSTVFAFADITMTCLAFVNLIALALLFKTGLRVMRDYDDQRRAGIEQPVFDSSKFADLDLDRNAWPANPQADTAADKAAAQAQPQR from the coding sequence ATGCTCGAAGCACTCAACGATTTCCTTTCGGGGAAACTTCTCATCGTGCTGATCGTCGGACTCGGCGGTTATTTCACCATCCGCTCTCGGTTCGTCCAGTTCCGTCATTTCGGCCACATGTTCGGTGTTTTCAAGGAGTCCCTTCGCGGCCAGGCAGGCCAACTGAGCTCGTTCCAGGCCCTGATGCTGAGCCTGGCAGGCCGTGTCGGCGCGGGTAACATCGCCGGTGTCGGCATTGCCGTGACCCTCGGTGGCCCAGGCGCCGTGTTCTGGATGTGGGTCACCGCGCTGGTGGGCATGGCCAGCAGCTTCTTCGAATGTACCCTGGCCCAGGTCTACAAGCGCGCCGATGGCGACGGCCTGTACCGCGGCGGCCCGGCCTACTACATCCTGCACGGCCTGAAGCTCAAGAGCATGGCGATCGTGTTCTCGATCCTGCTGCTGGTCACCTACGGCTTCGCCTTCATCGGCGTGCAGTCGTACACCATGACCCACTCGCTGCAGAACGCCTTCGGCTTCGATCCAGGCACCACCGGTATCGTCCTCGCCGTACTGCTGGCCATCACCTTCATCGGCGGCATCAAGCGCATCGCGGCGGTGTCCGACCTGCTGGTCCCGGTCAAGACCCTGGCCTACATCGGTGTGACTCTGTACGTGATCGGCACCCAGATCGAACACGTGCCAGCCATGCTGGAAACCATCTTCAAGAGCGCCTTCGGCCTCGACCCGGCGTTCGGCGGCCTGCTCGGCAGCGCCATCGTCATGGGCGTGAAGCGTGGCGTGTTCGCCAACGAAGCAGGCTTGGGCAGCGCGCCGAACGTCGCCGCCGTGGCCGCCGTGAAGCACCCGGGTGCCCAGGGCGTGGTCCAGGCCTTCAGCGTATTCCTCGACACCTTCGTGATCTGCACCTGCACCGCGCTGCTGATCCTGCTGTCGGGCTTCTACACGCCTGGCTTCGAAGGTGACGGCATCGTCCTGACCCAGAACTCGCTGGCCGCCGTGGTCGGTGACTGGGGCCGCCTGTTCGTCAGCGTCGCGCTGTCGCTGTTCGTCTTCACTTGCATCCTCTACAACTACTACCTGGGCGAGAACAGCCTGCAGTTCCTCAGCCGCAACCGCGTCGTGCTGATGGTGTTCCGTGGCCTGGTGCTGGCACTGGTGATCTGGGGTTCGGTACAGAACCTGTCCACCGTGTTCGCCTTCGCCGACATCACCATGACCTGCCTGGCGTTCGTCAACCTGATCGCCCTGGCCCTGCTGTTCAAGACCGGCCTGCGGGTGATGCGCGACTACGACGACCAACGCCGTGCAGGCATCGAGCAACCGGTGTTCGATTCCAGCAAGTTCGCCGACCTGGACCTGGACCGCAACGCCTGGCCAGCCAACCCACAAGCTGACACAGCCGCTGACAAAGCCGCCGCCCAGGCCCAGCCGCAGCGCTGA
- a CDS encoding class I SAM-dependent methyltransferase: MPPLPLQQALSGLIGEARLVVSDLPECELRLWLIDAQNMDRAFSPEETRRILDEPPYWSFCWASGLAMARYLAEHPEWVRGKRVLDFGAGSGIAGIAAARAGALEVVACDLDPLALDACRANAALNGVTLGYSNDFFAEEDRFDLILVADVLYDRANLPLLDAFLGRGRQALVADSRVRDFNHPRYRQLGVLEALTLPDLAEPHEFRRVSLYHASREPL; the protein is encoded by the coding sequence ATGCCCCCGCTGCCCCTGCAACAGGCCCTCAGCGGCCTGATCGGCGAAGCGCGCCTGGTCGTCAGTGACCTACCCGAATGCGAACTCAGGCTCTGGCTGATCGATGCGCAGAACATGGACCGCGCATTCAGCCCCGAGGAGACCCGCCGCATCCTCGACGAACCGCCCTACTGGAGCTTCTGCTGGGCCAGCGGCCTGGCGATGGCCCGCTACCTGGCCGAACACCCTGAATGGGTTCGGGGCAAGCGCGTGCTGGACTTCGGCGCAGGCTCCGGCATCGCCGGGATAGCCGCGGCGCGTGCAGGCGCTCTGGAAGTGGTAGCCTGCGACCTGGACCCGCTGGCCCTGGATGCCTGCCGGGCCAACGCCGCGCTCAACGGCGTGACGCTTGGCTACAGCAATGACTTCTTCGCCGAAGAGGACCGTTTCGACCTGATCCTGGTTGCCGATGTGCTCTATGACCGCGCCAACCTGCCGTTGCTCGACGCGTTCCTGGGCCGCGGCCGCCAGGCCTTGGTGGCCGACTCGCGGGTGCGCGACTTCAATCACCCACGCTATCGCCAGCTCGGCGTGCTCGAGGCCCTGACCCTGCCGGACCTGGCCGAGCCGCACGAATTCCGCCGGGTCAGCCTGTACCACGCCAGCCGCGAGCCTTTATAG
- a CDS encoding ABC transporter ATP-binding protein, translating to MSQPLIDLQGLVFAWPGQPPLLDIPAFRLEAGEALFLKGPSGSGKTTLLGLLGGVNKPGQGSIRLLGQDLAALGQGARDRFRVDHTGYIFQQFNLLPFLSVRENVELPCRFSRSRAERAQQRHGSVDQAAARLLAHLGLDDPALLARRADSLSIGQQQRVAAARALIGQPELVIADEPTSALDADTREAFIGLLFDECRAAGASLLFVSHDQSLAPLFDRHLSLAELNRAVKPREA from the coding sequence ATGAGCCAGCCGTTGATCGATCTGCAGGGGCTGGTATTCGCCTGGCCCGGCCAGCCGCCATTGCTGGATATCCCCGCGTTTCGCCTGGAGGCTGGCGAAGCGCTGTTTCTCAAGGGCCCCAGCGGCAGTGGCAAGACCACTCTGCTGGGCCTGCTGGGCGGGGTGAACAAGCCGGGGCAAGGCAGCATCCGCCTGCTCGGCCAGGACCTTGCCGCTCTCGGACAAGGCGCCCGGGACCGCTTCCGGGTCGATCACACCGGCTATATCTTCCAACAGTTCAACCTGCTGCCGTTTCTCTCGGTGCGGGAGAACGTCGAGCTGCCCTGCCGCTTTTCACGTAGCCGCGCCGAACGCGCCCAGCAGCGTCATGGCAGCGTCGATCAGGCGGCCGCCCGACTACTCGCCCACCTGGGCCTGGATGACCCAGCCCTGCTCGCCCGCCGCGCCGACAGCCTGTCGATCGGCCAGCAGCAGCGTGTTGCGGCGGCCCGGGCCTTGATCGGCCAACCAGAGCTGGTGATCGCCGACGAGCCAACCTCCGCGCTCGACGCCGATACCCGCGAAGCGTTCATCGGCCTGCTGTTCGACGAATGCCGGGCAGCCGGCGCCAGCCTATTGTTCGTCAGCCACGACCAGAGCCTGGCGCCGCTGTTCGACCGTCACCTGTCCCTGGCCGAGCTCAATCGCGCGGTCAAGCCCCGGGAGGCCTGA
- a CDS encoding DUF3299 domain-containing protein, whose amino-acid sequence MGVLQALLLLSLLSLALPLLAAEPRTLDWPALIPEGAPVVPVQQAPLHDLSQLGSALAEAAPAARQQAPDAPVVKALDGQQVKLPGYIVPLEVSEEGRTTEFLLVPYYGACIHVPPPPSNQIVHIVSEMGVRLEDLYQPYWIEGRMQVKATRSELAEAGYQMEAEKIYAYELQ is encoded by the coding sequence ATGGGGGTTCTGCAGGCCCTGCTGCTTTTGTCGCTGCTGTCACTGGCCTTGCCCCTGCTGGCCGCCGAACCCCGCACCCTGGACTGGCCCGCCCTGATTCCCGAAGGCGCACCGGTGGTGCCGGTGCAACAGGCACCGCTGCACGACCTTTCGCAACTGGGCAGTGCACTGGCCGAAGCCGCCCCCGCCGCGCGTCAGCAGGCGCCCGACGCACCGGTGGTCAAGGCGCTGGATGGCCAACAGGTCAAGCTGCCCGGCTACATCGTGCCGTTGGAGGTCAGCGAGGAAGGCCGCACCACCGAATTCCTGCTGGTACCCTACTACGGCGCCTGCATCCACGTACCACCACCGCCGTCGAACCAGATCGTGCATATCGTCAGCGAGATGGGCGTGCGCCTCGAAGACCTCTACCAGCCCTACTGGATCGAAGGCCGCATGCAGGTCAAAGCCACCCGCAGCGAACTGGCCGAGGCCGGTTACCAGATGGAAGCGGAGAAAATCTACGCTTATGAGCTGCAGTGA
- a CDS encoding DUF2796 domain-containing protein — MRRLFLALPFALLPLAMAQAQPHDDHDHDHAHGTLAAHEHGAAKLDVVLDGNTLELALDSPAMNLVGFEHAPGSDADKAKVAATRQQLEQPLQLFALAQAAGCKEDAQELDSPLFGEAGHDDAHSDEHDHEHGHADINAHYQLTCATPAKLTQVDLTPLFKAFPATQKITVQVIGPNGQKGLQATPGKPLVAF; from the coding sequence ATGCGCCGCCTGTTCCTCGCCCTGCCCTTCGCCCTGCTGCCTTTGGCCATGGCCCAGGCCCAGCCCCATGACGATCACGACCATGACCACGCCCACGGCACCCTCGCCGCCCATGAACACGGTGCGGCCAAGCTCGATGTCGTGCTCGACGGCAACACCCTGGAACTGGCGCTGGACAGCCCTGCGATGAACCTGGTCGGTTTCGAACACGCCCCCGGCAGCGATGCCGACAAGGCCAAGGTCGCCGCCACACGCCAGCAGCTGGAGCAACCCCTGCAGCTGTTCGCCCTAGCCCAGGCCGCCGGCTGCAAGGAGGACGCCCAGGAGCTCGACAGCCCGCTGTTCGGCGAGGCCGGGCACGACGATGCGCATAGCGATGAACACGACCACGAGCACGGTCACGCCGACATCAATGCCCACTACCAGCTGACCTGTGCCACACCGGCCAAGCTCACCCAGGTCGACCTGACGCCGCTGTTCAAGGCTTTCCCGGCTACTCAGAAAATCACTGTGCAGGTTATCGGCCCGAACGGCCAGAAAGGCCTGCAAGCCACGCCCGGCAAGCCGTTGGTCGCCTTCTGA
- a CDS encoding NAD-dependent epimerase/dehydratase family protein — protein MADAPILITGGAGFIGSHLCDALLAKGYAVRVLDDLSTGKRTNLQLEHPALELIEGDVADAALVNRAVEGCRAVVHLAAVASVQASVEDPVRTHQSNFIGTLNVCEAMRLNGVRRVLFASSAAVYGNNGEGQSIVEDTPKAPLTPYAVDKLASEQYLDFYRRQHGLEPVVFRFFNIFGPRQDPSSPYSGVISIFCERATQGQPITVFGDGEQTRDFLYVGDLVQVMVQALELVQVEEGAVNIGLNQATSLNQLLTALAKVIGGLPPISHGPARSGDIRHSRADNTRLLARFEFPRPTSMVEGLAKLLGKA, from the coding sequence ATGGCTGATGCTCCCATCCTGATCACCGGCGGTGCCGGCTTCATTGGCTCCCACCTGTGCGATGCGTTGTTGGCCAAAGGCTATGCCGTGCGGGTACTGGACGACCTGTCTACCGGCAAGCGCACCAACCTGCAGCTCGAGCATCCCGCCCTGGAGTTGATCGAAGGCGATGTCGCTGATGCCGCCTTGGTCAACCGTGCCGTCGAGGGTTGCCGGGCCGTGGTGCACCTGGCTGCGGTCGCGTCGGTGCAAGCGTCGGTCGAAGACCCGGTGCGTACCCACCAGAGCAACTTCATCGGCACACTCAATGTCTGCGAGGCCATGCGCCTCAATGGTGTGCGCCGCGTGCTGTTCGCCTCCAGCGCGGCGGTGTACGGCAATAATGGCGAGGGCCAGTCGATCGTCGAGGACACCCCCAAGGCACCGCTGACGCCCTACGCCGTGGACAAGCTGGCCAGCGAGCAATACCTGGACTTCTACCGTCGCCAGCATGGGCTGGAGCCGGTGGTGTTCCGCTTCTTCAATATCTTTGGGCCACGACAGGATCCGTCCTCGCCCTATTCGGGTGTGATCAGCATCTTCTGCGAGCGTGCCACCCAAGGCCAGCCGATCACGGTGTTTGGTGATGGCGAGCAGACCCGCGATTTCCTCTATGTGGGCGATTTGGTCCAGGTGATGGTCCAGGCGCTGGAGCTGGTGCAGGTGGAGGAGGGGGCGGTGAATATCGGCTTGAACCAGGCCACGTCGTTGAACCAACTGCTGACGGCCCTGGCGAAGGTCATTGGTGGCTTGCCGCCGATCAGCCATGGCCCGGCGCGTTCGGGCGATATCCGCCATTCACGGGCGGACAACACGCGTTTGCTGGCGCGGTTCGAATTCCCCCGGCCCACTTCGATGGTCGAAGGCCTGGCGAAGTTGTTGGGCAAAGCCTGA
- the nrdR gene encoding transcriptional regulator NrdR: MHCPFCGANDTKVIDSRLVAEGEQVRRRRECVACGERFTTFETAELVLPRLIKQDGTRQPFDEEKLRAGMQRALEKRPVSVERLEAALAHIKHKLRATGEREVKSLVVGELVMAELRKLDEVAYIRFASVYRRFQDLDEFREEIDRLAREPAKE, encoded by the coding sequence ATGCACTGTCCCTTTTGCGGTGCCAACGACACCAAGGTCATCGACTCGCGCCTGGTCGCCGAGGGTGAACAGGTGCGTCGCCGCCGTGAATGCGTCGCCTGCGGCGAGCGCTTCACCACCTTCGAGACCGCCGAGCTGGTCCTGCCACGGCTGATCAAGCAGGACGGCACGCGCCAGCCTTTCGACGAAGAAAAACTCCGTGCCGGCATGCAGCGCGCGTTGGAAAAGCGTCCGGTCAGCGTCGAGCGCCTGGAAGCGGCGCTGGCGCATATCAAGCACAAGCTGCGCGCCACCGGCGAGCGCGAGGTCAAGTCGCTGGTGGTCGGCGAGCTGGTGATGGCCGAGCTGCGCAAGCTCGACGAAGTCGCCTATATCCGCTTTGCATCGGTCTACCGGCGTTTCCAGGACCTCGACGAGTTCCGCGAAGAAATCGACCGCCTGGCCCGTGAACCTGCCAAGGAATGA